The following proteins are encoded in a genomic region of Ursus arctos isolate Adak ecotype North America unplaced genomic scaffold, UrsArc2.0 scaffold_32, whole genome shotgun sequence:
- the CSF3R gene encoding granulocyte colony-stimulating factor receptor, whose protein sequence is MAGLGTWSLTVAALIILLLPRSLEECGRISLPTPIVHLGDPITASCTISPNCSHLDPESQILWKLGTELQPGKRQRLADGRQEFTITVAHLNSPRVLLSCCLRWGTSLQILDQAEVQAGYPPAAPHNLSCLMNLTTNSLICQWEPGPNNHLSTNFTLKSFKSRGNCQTQEDSIPDCVPNDGQNHCSIPRRHLQLYQNMGIWVQAENALGTSKSPQLCLVPMDVVKLEPPTLWALDPSPEVAPPQPGCLLLRWEPWRPSLYIEQKCELRHQPQPGEASWALVGPLLSQTLQYELCGLLPSTAYALQLRCTRWPLPGHWSDWSPSLTLTTAQQAPIVRLDTWWRQRQLDPRTADVQLFWKPTPLDKYSGQIQGYLVRAPDQAETVPPLCNTTELSCTFHLPLEAREVVLVAYNTAGTSHPTPVVFLESRGPPLARLHTVARDPYSLWVGWEPPSPRPQGYVIEWGLGPPSPSGSNKSWKMEHNGSMSGTLLQENIRPFQLYEITVTPLYQDTVGPSQHIYAYSQEMAPSHAPELHLKHIGKTWAQLEWAPQAPELGKSPLTHYTVFWTNAQDQSFSTVLNASSHGLVLHGLEPASLYHVHLMATSRVGAANSTSLTLMTLALEESELHVLLGLFAFLLLFTCLCGAARFCCRPSRKNPLWPSVPDPAHSSLGSWVPTIMVEETFQLPSLRDPGMPPITKITVLEEEEKKPVPWESNDSSGSCGLPTLVQAYVLQGDPRVPSTQPQPPSITSDQVLYGKVLGSPTSPGPGHYLRCDSTQPLLGGLSPSPKFYENLWFQTSPLGTPEPLVPNQEDDCVFGPLLDFPLLQGLQVHGVEGLGGV, encoded by the exons ATGGCAGGGCTGGGAACCTGGAGCCTGACCGTGGCCGCCCTGATTATCCTGCTGCTCCCCAGAA GCCTGGAGGAGTGCGGGCGCATCAGCCTCCCAACCCCCATTGTCCACCTGGGGGATCCCATCACAGCTTCCTGCACCATCAGCCCGAACTGCAGCCACCTGGACCCCGAGTCCCAGATTCTGTGGAAACTGGGAACGGAGCTTCAACCCGGAAAGAGGCAGCGTCTGGCGGATGGAAGGCAGGAATTCACCATCACTGTGGCCCATCTCAACAGCCCTCGGgtccttctctcctgctgcctgcGCTGGGGCACCAGCCTGCAGATCCTGGACCAGGCTGAGGTGCAGGCCGGCT ACCCTCCCGCCGCACCCCACAACCTGTCCTGTCTCATGAACCTCACAACCAACAGCCTCATCTGTCAGTGGGAGCCAGGACCCAACAACCACCTGTCCACCAACTTCACCCTCAAGAGCTTCAA GAGTCGCGGCAACTGTCAGACCCAAGAGGACTCTATCCCCGACTGCGTGCCTAACGATGGGCAGAACCACTGCTCCATCCCACGGAGACACCTGCAGCTGTACCAGAACATGGGCATCTGGGTGCAGGCCGAGAATGCGCTAGGGACCAGCAAGTCCCCACAGCTGTGCCTCGTTCCCATGGATGTCG TGAAGCTGGAGCCCCCCACCCTGTGGGCCCTGGACCCCAGTCCTGAGgtggccccaccccagccaggctgCCTGCTATTGCGCTGGGAGCCATGGAGGCCAAGCCTGTACATAGAACAGAAATGTGAGCTACGCCACCAGCCACAGCCTGGAGAAGCCAGCTGGGCCCTG GTGGGCCCCCTGCTGTCGCAGACCCTCCAGTATGAGCTCTGCGGGCTCCTCCCATCCACAGCCTACGCCCTGCAGCTGCGTTGCACCCGCTGGCCCCTGCCTGGCCACTGGAGCGACTGGAGCCCTAGCCTGACGCTGACCACTGCGCAACAGG CCCCCATCGTCAGACTGGACACATGGTGGCGGCAGAGACAGCTGGACCCCAGGACGGCGGATGTGCAGCTGTTCTGGAAG CCAACGCCCTTGGACAAATACAGCGGACAGATCCAAGGCTACCTGGTCAGAGCTCCAGACCAGGCTGAGACAGTCCCCCCCCTCTGCAACACCACGGAGCTAAGCTGCACCTTCCATTTGCCCTTGGAAGCCCGGGAGGTGGTCCTTGTGGCCTATAACACAGCCGGGACCTCTCATCCCACCCCAGTGGTCTTCCTGGAGAGCAGAG GTCCGCCCCTGGCCAGACTCCACACCGTGGCTCGAGATCCCTACAGCCTCTGGGTGGGCTGGGAGCCCCCCAGCCCTCGGCCTCAGGGCTATGTGATTGAGTGGGGTCTGGgtccccccagccccagcggcAGCAATAAGAGCTGGAAGATGGAGCATAATGGAAGCATGTCTGGGACGCTGCTGCAGG AGAACATCAGGCCCTTTCAGCTCTATGAGATCACTGTGACCCCCCTCTACCAGGACACCGTGGGACCCTCCCAGCACATCTATGCCTACTCCCAAGAGATGG CCCCCTCCCACGCCCCAGAGCTGCACCTAAAGCACATTGGCAAGACCTGGGCCCAGCTGGAGTGGGCGCCCCAGGCCCCCGAGCTGGGGAAGAGCCCCCTCACCCACTACACCGTCTTCTGGACCAATGCTCAGGACCAGTCCTTCT CCACTGTCCTGAATGCCTCCTCCCATGGCTTGGTCCTCCACGGCCTGGAGCCTGCCAGCTTGTACCATGTTCACCTCATGGCTACCAGCAGGGTCGGGGCCGCCAACAGTACAAGCCTCACCCTGATGACCTTGGCCCTAG AGGAGTCTGAGCTGCATGTCCTCCTGGGCCTGTTTGCCTTCCTGCTCTTGTTCACCTGCCTCTGTGGGGCTGCCCGGTTCTGCTGCAGACCCAG CAGGAAGAATCCCCTGTGGCCAAGTGTCCCAGACCCAGCCCATAGcagcctgggctcctgggtgcctaCCATCATGGTGGAG GAGACCTTCCAGCTGCCTAGCCTTCGGGACCCCGGCATGCCACCCATCACCAAGATCACAGtgctggaggaagaagagaagaagccaGTGCCCTGGGAGTCCAATGACAGCTCAGGGTCCTGTGGCCTCCCCACCCTGGTCCAGGCCTATGTGCTCCAGGGGGACCCAAGAGTACCTtccacccagccccagcccccgtCTATCACCAGTGACCAGGTCCTTTATGGGAAGGTGCTGGGCAGCCCCACAAGCCCAGGTCCGGGGCACTATCTCCGCTGTGACTCTACTCAGCCCCTCTTAGGGGGCCTTTCTCCCAGCCCCAAGTTTTATGAGAACCTCTGGTTCCAGACCAGCCCCCTGGGCACCCCAGAGCCCCTGGTCCCAAACCAGGAGGATGATTGTGTCTTCGGGCCACTGCTTGACTTCCCCCTCCTGCAAGGGCTCCAGGTCCACGGGGTAGAGGGGCTGGGGGGCGTCTAG